The Zavarzinella sp. sequence ATGTCTGCTTGAATAATCCGAAATTCCCGCGCATTGGTTAGCAACTTTACCTATGGGATACCACAAATTCGGGTGGATGCTTACAGATTCCAGGATTTTGTAAACTTTGCAAATCGCGTGATTTACCCATTTTTCTGCCAACATTCCCCCATGCAAGTGGTTTGTGTATGTAGAAGATGCCGCCGAATCGCCACATTACATTGCCGCCGAAGGTTTTTATCAGGCTACGATCGCTTCCTTACCGATAACTACAGTTGAATTGGTGGAGTTGAGGATGAATAACACGATTTTTAACAGTGATGCACCACAGGAACCCCCTTTCAGTACGTCCCGAGTGGTTCTTTCAGGTGCTATCGGTCTGGCGGCTGGTGGTGGCAGCATTGATCACCGGGTTTGTAACCAAGGCACCGCGAATTGGATTTGATGGTTACACCCGGGCCAGTTTGCAGGCTTTGGAACCGCACTCTGCGGATGGAATCCGCATTTCGTTGTGCGGGCTGGGCATGTTATTGATCGGTGCGGGCATTTCTCAACGTCCCACCTGGTTCGGGGGATGGGTGTTTGCAGCGTTCGGCAGCCTGTTGTGTTACGGGTATGGGCAAGGCGACGGCAATTCCGGTTATTGGTTTGCCGCCATTCCCAATTCATGGGATAGTATGCAAACGGTGAGTCTAATGGTCATGGTGATCTCACTTTTGGCTATTATTGCGTGTTTTATCCCAAGGAAAATCTCATTCGTGCTCATTAGTGTGTTCGTTTTCTACCACTTTATGGGGATTTATTCTGCAATTACTGCTGTCCCACCGGCACCGTGGCTGTCCACCAATTACTGGGCTCGGGTGGCACGCCCTTATTTGCATTTTGTCTACCTGAACAATGCGTACCAGTTCTATTCGCCCGATCCCGGCCCTTCAAGTTTGTGCTGGTTCTGCATTACGTATGAAGAAATCCAGCCAGAAAATTCGAATGTGATTGAAGATGCCAGCAAACCACCACCCAAGCAGGTGAAAAAGTGGGTAAAACTGCCATCCCGAGAAACGGATAATCCAGATCCATTCAGCCTGATTTACTTCCGTTATCTGGCTACCATTGAAAATGCAGCCCACACGGGTGCTCAACAATTATCGATTGCACCTATCGAAAACCAGGAAATGGTCAGTCGGCGGAATGCGGTGATCAATGAATTTCCGAAGCACCCGGACATTCCGGACATCAGCGAATATCGCCACCCACCAGAGCATATTCCCCACCTGGTGGTCCCATCGTTTACGAAACATATCGCACGTTCCCCGCGGTACCAGTTACCAGGTATGAAGATCGTATCAATGAAAGTCTATCGAGTCGAGCATTCGATTCCGGACGTGCACGAATTCCGTGGCCGAAAAGTGGAACCGGAAGGTACCATCATTCAACCCCACCCATACTACCCAGGCTCGTTTTTGCCGTTCTATCTGGGAGAATACTCTGCCGATGGCCGCCTGATAAACCCGGAAGATCCGATGCTGTATTGGCTGGTGCCGATCTTCCCCAGACCGGATCGGGTATTCGAGGCCCAGAAACGCGACATCACAGATGATGAGTACAGCGACTATTACATCGATGTCGTGACCATCCATGCTGGTGCAGATCACAGGAAGGAGTTGCTGAAATGATTACCATGATGAAACAGGCAGGCGAGAGTTTCGGCCGCTTTTTCTTCCTGCCTGCGCCGCCCACGATTCTGGGGTTTATGCGGATTATGACAGGCACCATCTTCCTGTACACCCTGTTTGCATACAGCTATGGGTTGCAGGAATTCATGGGGCCGGATGGTTGGTATCCCCACGACATGATCAACAAAATGCGTCGACAGGAACCACAAATTCTGCCACCGCTGGAAGAACAGCGTTTTCGCAGTGCGATCTTGCTCGACCAGGTTCCCCACCGCCGGGAGGCAGTGATTGAATTTCTGCGACGATTGAAGCCGAGTACGGAAGAACGTCGCAGACAGTTGCGGTTTATCGACAAAACGATGGTTTTCATCAACAATGATCCCAAATTGATGCCCGAACAACGGGAAATGTATTATCAGGTGGGGATGCGTTTTCCGGTAGCCGTCGCACGGATGAACGCCAAACAGTACGATCTTTTCCGTCAGGCACTGAATAATCCAGTTATTAAGGATGATGATCCTGCGCTCAAACAACTGCCCATCTTCTTTTCGAATCTGACTCCTCAGGAGCGGGTGGCCTACCTCGAAGATGCGGGCGAGTTTCTCGAAGCGTTGCCCCCGGATTCCACCAAACAGCGATTTGTCCTGGACTGGTTCAGTTTTTATCCAGTGGAAGAACGACGAAGATTGTTGTTTTATCTGGATGGTACCCTGACCAACAATTATGACTTGCCCAGTAACCTGCCCACCGACCCCACCTTACGGGAAGATGTGCTGCAATACCTGCTGGAGTGGGGGGTGGATCCTCGTGATGCGTACGTGCATGGCCGTGGGATCTTTCCACCTTTTTCCACCTGCACGACCCCACCACAATCCGGTGGGTACATATTGGTGTTATTGTGGTGGCTTTTCTGTTCACCGTGGGCCTGTTTACACGAGTGACCTCGGTACTGGTATGGTTTGCCTCGCTCTGGTATATCCACCGTTCCCCACTGCATGTGTTTGGGCAGGATACCATGCAGACAATTCTGCTGTTTTACCTGATGATTTCCCCATGTGGTGCGGCATTTTCTCTGGATGCTCTAAGACTTCGCTACCGGGCGGCAAAAGCAGTACTAGGTGGAGGCAAACACCCACCTGCGTGGGCAAGTGCTGCTCTTGCGGGGCCTGTTTCCAGTTGGCAGGCAAACTTTGCCATACGAATGTTGCAAATCCACTATTGCTTTATTTACATGTCGGCAGGAATGTCCAAGTTAAAAGGGAGTAGCTGGTGGAACCATGAAGCGGGCTGGCGGGCTTTGGCAACTCCAGAATTTGGCCCAATGCGTTTTGGTGAGTACGAAACACTATTGCGTGCTGCCGTTTCATCACAAGTTGTATCTGCGTTTCTGTTTGCGGCCATCTGTATTGGTACACTCCTGCTGGAATTGGGTCTGCCAATCGTGATCTGGACTCGATTGCGACCGGTCTATTTAACTCTTGCTACCACGTTTCACCTGGGGATCGGTTTCTTCATGGGCTTGACGGTCTTTGGCTTATACATGATGACGTTTCTGCTGGTGTATTTTCCAGCGTCGCTGATCCGTGCTAGACTGGCACCGGCACCATGGACTGGGCCGAAAGAAACAATTTTGTACCACCCAGGCTCGCCAAGGAGTGTTCGGCGGGCAGCACTTATCCAAATGTTAGACCTTTCTGGCAGATATCAACTTGTGGAGCGAACGGATGAATTGACAGACGAAATCCAGTTGCGGGAACCAGATGGCCGACTGCTACAAGGCGAAGAATTGTTTCAATCGGCATTTTCGACACTGGATCTGGTTAAACCGATTGCATGGATTCGCAAGGTGCCTGGTGTCTGGTTCTGCGTAAAGTTCAGGTTTTGCCGATGAAAATCATCCTGAATTTGCAGCTATCGTGGGTAACACTCAAGAACCCCCACCAATCTCTCTGATAAAGTAATGAGTATCTGCCGCGGCTGTATCAAGACATCGCGGTCTGTTCAACATTGATGCAAATGAATCTGGGAAGTCAAAGGATCTGACTTTTCAATGCAACCAGAGTAAACAACGTTCTGAGGGCCTGGAAGTAAGGAGACATGCCGTGATTCGAAGAGCGATAAAGCGTTTCCTGCTGGGCGGTCTGCTTGCCACAGGCAGTGTTTCGTATGGTGCAGAAGGGATTACTGAAGGGCGGGTGACTTACACCAGCAATTCAACGGTTGAATTGCCGTTCCGCATCAACAATGCGGAAGCCACACAGGTGGTGCTGTACGTACAGATTGAAAATGGCCCCTGGGTAGAAGCGGACCGTGCCCGAGCTGGCCGATCTGCGTTTACATATCGCTTTTTGAAAGAAGGCACCCACAATTTCGCACTGATGACTATCTATTCCGATGGTGTCAAAGTGCCGGCATCTACTGCCGATCTGCGTGCGGAACGTGTTTATGTTGCCGATCGCACGAAGCCGGAAATCCGGTCTGTCCGTCCGGTGGTGGATCAGGATGGCTTCCCCGGTTTAGAGTGGGACATTGCCGATACCAACATGCTGAACCAGAACGCAGTAAAGTTGGAATACCGGTGGGATGGTGTGGGTACCTACCAGGAACTGGACAAGGGAATGCTTTTTGGCCCACGCCACCAGCGATTCTGGAAAATGAAGCCCGAAGACCGCATGCAGGTGCGGCTGATTGCTCGCGATAAGGCTGGAAATGTAGTTGAAAGCACCCCACAGTTGGTGTCTTCTCGTGCGGGTTGCCGACCGAGCACTGGCATTGCGATGGAACAGCCACGTAACCCCGCCTTAAATCCCGTGGGCAATCCAGGCAACAATATGGAACTCAGCCCGGTTACTTCTAATCGGGCTTCATCTCCATCGCTGCATTTTGTTGCGACGAAAAATTTTACGATTAACAGCACCATCATGTCTGGCCCTTCGGGGATTGTTAAATCAGAACTGTATCGGGCTGATGATAAACTGAAATGGCAATTAGTGTCCACGGATGCGAAACTTCAAAAGCCTCCAGGTAACAAAGAAGGTCCCATTCCAATCAGTTTGAGCAACGAGGTGGAAGAGGATGGCGTTTACAGCTACATTGTGATTGCCCACAATCACAAAGGACCATCTCGACGAGCTCCTGTCGATGGCGAACAGGGTGATTTTGCCATCATGGTCGATACCAAAAAGCCTGAACTGGTTGATGAAGGTGTCCGTGTCAGTGCGTCTGATCGTGGGCCCATTGTGGATATTCGCTGGAAAGCGGTCGATGCCAATCTGGCAGCTTCTCCAATTCGTCTGGAATATTCAATCGGTACCGATAAAGACGTTAAATGGACTGAAATAACGTCTGACTGGATAGAAAATGTGGGACAGTACAGCTGGTATCCCCCCACAGATAAAGGCTACTTGTTTAATATTCGAATGCGATGCCGTGATCGTGCCAATAATGAAACCGAATATGTTGTGAAAGATCCGGTAAATATTGATTTGACTGTGCCGGAAGTGAATATCACTGGCGTGAACCCACGTCAGGAGATGCCTGGTTCATTCCCGTCTGGTCCTGGTGGAATCAGTATCGTGCCTGGCAAACCCAAGTAATTGATTTCCTCATCATTTTTTCATCGTTTCCACGTCTGGCAGACCGGGCAGTGGCAACACCATCGGCAATGGTGCGCCTTCAGGCAGTTTTCTCATAGATTTCTCATCACCTTTCGGACCCAATTGCAGTGGTTGTGGCACTACCAGTGGGGTGAAAGGTAACATCAATTGCCGAATCGGCATATTGCGTAATAGTGATTCTTCACGTGTATACTCCCGCGTTGGGTCACCTGTGGGTAATTTTGGTGGTAACTGACTGCCCAGTGCAGGATACCCACTGCCAGGTGGGGGATCCAATCGAGGTTCGCGGTGCAGCGGTGCCGCAGAAATCTCAATTTCCAACTCTTGAGGGTGAGGCCACACGAACGGATTGGTTTCCAGTGATTCCGGCAGTGCCTGTGGCAACATCATCGCCACGACTGGTGGTTTGGGGCGTGCCAATTCCCCCACCTTGATCCCAGAGAGCACGTCTGGTGTTGGTAATTTAGGACCTGAAAGATACGGTTGCTGTGGCTGACGGGGTTTCCTTGTCTGGTCCAGATCCACCGCAGGAACCAGAAGTTGTGCCAATCTCTGCCCAGAATCGTCTTCGGAAAACTCAAAACCGGTCTTTGTGGTGTCCGGTTTGTCTGGTACATCGGGTTTTTGGGGAGATTCTGGAGTGGTATTTTCAGGCGCGTGATTTACGACTGTCGGCTGATCCAACACTGCAACCTGAGCCACTGGCGCAGGTTTGCCGCACCCAATCAGGCCCACCAGTAATGGCGTCAGTAATAAGAAAAAGCGGTCCTGCATCTTATTTTGCCGCAGTAAACACCAATTTTACCGCAGTCCCCTCCTTAGGTAGTAGTGTACTGTTGACATCCAGTTTAAGGTATTTTTCTTCTTTCATCGTTAAAGAAGTCTGGCAGACTGTTTCATCGGTGACCGGATATATTGCAATCAGGGTGCCTGTAAGATCCGCACCGTAGACCATTTCAGGCTTTGTAGGATCTGGCTTCGACAGCACTGACCCTGTGAACAGGAATTTCACCTCTCTCGGAAATGGCTGCTTTGTCTTGGGATCGATTAAAAAACGATGAATCGACAACCGACGAGTTCCCGTACCTTGGGGTATTTCCAGTAACACTTTGATTTCGGTGCCTTCCGCTACTGGTTTTTCTTCCCCACGTGCCGGCTTGCCGGGCTTCAGGCCAATTTTTTCCAGTGCTGCATGAACTTGACTGGGTTTGACATCAATCGTCACCACGGTTTCGTGGGCTTTTTTGCCTTTAGGGTGGGGCCAGCAGGCCACCACTTCAATGGGATAAACCTGTTCAAATGTGGGCAATTTGCGAGGCGCTACCACGGCATCGACCAGCACTTCTTTTGCAGTTTCATTAATGGTGATCCCTTTCACATCTGCCGCACCCGCAGGTGCAATCAAAAAGATCATCCAGAAAATCCAGAAGGTGCCCCAGCTCACATATCGCTTCATCGCATTTTCCCTCTAGCACCCTTGTCGGGCAGATCAGGGTTGATTCGCTTTGGCTTCGCGGCGTTTCACAGGTCAGCATAACCGATCCAGGTGGGTGATGCAACGTTGTAACAATGATTCCCAAGAAAACGAAGAAATTGATTAAAACGTTATTTCAGTGGAAGCACAATTGCAGATAAAAAATGAGAAACTCTCATTTTATCCGGCTGCGAGAGGGTCTGCTTGCAATACGAAAGGCGCTTTAAGCCGGATAATTTTTACTCATGCGATAAAGTGATTCATTTTTCGCATCAAAACTGACAATAATCGGTAAAATTTCTCCTAATTGCCCAGTTGATGAATTATGCTATTGGTGAAGGTCGACCCAGACCGAGTGGCTGGGTCTGCTAACAGAGTCTGGGATGGCCAAAAAGCTTTACGATACCGTTATTCAGAATCGGGATAAGCCAGAGTCAGCATTCGACGAATTCTGCCTTGTGATGATTTACCCCCATGGGAAATCACTCGGGAAACGCTTCACTTTGACCACAAAGCCCTATATCCTTGGGCGAGATGAGGCATGCGACATCGTCATTGCCGATGCCTCGATATCCCGTCGGCACGCACGCCTGGAACCGATAAAAAACGACTACTTTGTGCTGGATATGAACAGCACCAATGGCACGTATGTCAACGAAAAAATGGCCCGCAGTGGGGAACCGATCCGCCTGAACGATGGTGATTATCTTCGATTGGGCAGCACGATGTTCCGTTATCTCTGTGGGGGGAATGTCGAAGTCGACTACCACGAAGAAATCTACAAGCTGACGATTCAGGATGCTCTTACCCAGATTGCCAATGTTCGCTATTTTGAAGATTTTCTGGAGCGGGAAATCCAGCGAACCAATCGGCACCACCGTTCTCTGACCTTGTGCCTGTTCGATATCGACCATTTCAAGAAGGTGAATGATACTTACGGCCACCTGGCCGGCGACTATGTGCTGAGGGAATTGGCACAGGCTGTTCGCGAATTTGTCCGCCGTGAAGACCTGTTTGCACGCACCGGTGGGGAGGAGTTTGCACTGGTACTGGTGGAAACAGAAGCTCCGCAGGCTCTGGATGTGGCAGAACGGGTTCGCAAACGGATTGAAGAAAAGGTATTTCGCTTTGAAGGGAAAGTAATCCCGATTACCGTGAGCATGGGAATTGCCGCCGCACCATTAAATGGTGAAGCCGAAGAAAAAGCACTGATTGCTGCTGCGGATGCGTGCATGTATCGGGCGAAAGAACTGGGCCGTAACCGTGTTGTATATGAACCGTATAAACCCCCACAGGAAGAAGAAGCGGACACTACTCCGAATTGAAGTGGCCAAACTGCAAAGATGGTTTGGCTTGATTCATTCTGTCGATCGATCGCACAGATTGGCAGTAGCCCGATGCTTCGCCAGAATCTTGTGGAAATCAAATAGCCCTTATGTGACTGAAGAAATGACTTTTGCTATTTCATGAAAGTGTAACTTGGTGCAGGAATGATCTGCGCCTGCGGATTTCAGTAAATTGTTCCCTTCTGTGTGGGACGATACCGCGATCAATGCGACATTTTGAAATTGCTTGATCTCCTTAACCAGTTCAGTTCCTTTCCCGTCATCCAAATCATAATCCAATAAGACTACATCGAACATTTCTGTTTTCAAAACTTTTCTGGCTTCTGCAATTGTAGGCACAATCAATACCTCATGTGACGCGAGGAATTGTCTTCCAGCAACGTGGGCGAAGATCAGATGGTTTTCAACCCAGAGAATTCGCACAAAAAACCTCTTTTATATAAATAAAAATTAGTTCATTCGCACATCATATTCTGAGATCTCTGAAACTGGTGGATGGTGCGTAAATCCTTGTTCAGCCAACGTCCTTCTGGCCAATTTGCAGGTACTTCAAGGTTTTCAAATCAGCCTTCCCGCCGAAAAATAGCTCCAGTACCTGGGCATAGACTGAACCACTGGATGATATCGCACCAAAAAGGGTGGCAGAGGAATGCAACTTCAAATCATCCGGCGTACCAAAGATGTCGTAGGCCGATTTCTCCGGATGCTCCAACACTGCTGCAAAGCATTCCTGTAATCGAACACCCAGAACTGGGTGGTGCAGATATGCTTCTGCTTCCGCATGACTTTTAATTGCATATAACTGTGCGGTGGGGCTGGTGCCTAAACCGACAAATTGGGGAAAAACGTACCACATCCAGTGGGAACGCTTTCGACCAGACCGAATCTCTGAGAATGCAATCGAATACTGATCTGACTGAGCTTCCAGAAATCGGCTCAACTGAAAAGGATCGTCCATTGACTATTTCTTCGGAGCGGGCACTGGTGCCGGAAGCGGGACAGGGGCAGGAAGCGGTACTCTGATTCCTGGTTGTATCCGAATTCCCCCACCAATACGAACGGGTGGGCGAATGATATTTCCTGGAGGTGGAACCGTGGTTGCTGTGGTATCCGGTTTTTCAACTGGTTTAGCATCTGATCGTGGGCCATCTTTGGTATCCGGCGAAAATCGCACTTTGGTACCATCGTTACTGACCACCTCAATAACTCCCAGCTTCGGATCGAGTTGCAGCACGTAGTACTGGTTACCAGAATTCTGCTTCGTATTCTTGATCAGACTGCGGCCGGTCTGTTTGTCAATGGCGACAAACTTTCGTTCCATTGCAATGAACCCACCCGCCTGATTCAGCTTCTGATCGAAGTTTGCTGCAATAATCACAGGCATATCTTCAAAATGATCAGTAATCATCAACTGGTTCTGTAATTGCTGATCGGTGTACCACAGTCGTTTACCAGTAGCACGTTCAAAACAGTACATGTGACCATTCACTGGCGTGGAGTTGATGGAGAAACTGAACGCCTGATTGCCAAACCGGCGGGCGTTATTCACACTCTCACCGTTGAGCATCACGTAAAAGCGTTGGGCATCATCGAACAGTTCCACTTTCTTCACTTTTTCAAAGTGGGTTGCCAACATGTTTTCATCCATCTTCGCTTCGAAAATGACTTTGCCATCATCAATCGACATCACGCGGACATCACCTTCCGGCGTTACATAGCCCGTGAATCGCTGCGAGTAGGCATTCAACATCATTCCTTTCTCTGGAACTGGAACTGTCCAGATATCTTTGCCGGTTAACAGGTCATATCGCCGCAACATTTTGCGGGCTTCATCCATGACCAATACTTCTCTGCCAAGCAATGTCGCTTTTTTGATGTTCGTAAATACCTGGCCCGAGTCTGGAATTGAAACTTCGGCACCATCTCCAGCGCGGTAACACCGCACGGAAGATACAGTGCCATCAGTAGACATCTCGTAAGTGAACACGTACTCGGAGTTGCCTGTAATTTCCGTTCGGTTGGATACGTTCGGCTTCGTCCAGAGAGTGGTACCGCGAGCATTGTCCTTGGCAATCAGGCCATCTTTTGAGAGCAGGACAGTAAATGTATGCTCAACCAGCCAGCGTTGCCCAGCTTTAAATGATGAGCCATCGTTCATGTACAGTCGAATGCCATCAATATCTGGTGCATACCGTTGAATCTGTGCGACAATCGCCTGGTTGGACCCACCACGAAGTTCTTCTTCCCAAAGGCGGGTATTGTCTGCGAGATCAAATGCAGTTGCCACCATATTGGGAGTACCGTTTGGTGAATTCCCATTGATGGTCACAATCGCAATATGCCCTTTCACCTGTACTGGTTGGTACGGGATCTGATACTGTTGATACTGGTATTGCAGGTTGTCGTATCCAACACCAGGAGTGTTGTTTTTTGCTTCTTCACCAGTGACGCGATCAACCAGTCGCAGTGACCAGCCACCACGCCCACCACTGGCGCGTCCTGTGGTATCCAGCGTCAAACGGTTGCGTTGAAGATAAGGCAGTTGCTCACCAAATGTCTGAATGTTAATGGTGTTGCCACGATAGGCACCGGTGGGGCCACCACGTGATTCTTCCGCTTTCAGGCGAGGGTAAGCCCACTCTCGGGTGGCTGGTTCCAGGTAAGATAAAAACCGTTTATCGGTAACCAGTTCGTTGTAATAGTCATCGCCAGTCTTCGCATCACGAACTGTAATGTCTTTGAACTTGACCCCCAGTTCCGAATACATGCCCACCGCATCATCGAGCAGACCTTTTCGAATATAGAGGCCTGCAAGTGCTTCAGTGGCTTTCGCTGCGGCAAGTTTATCGCTTTCGGCACGGATTCCCAGCAGACTATATTCTGCCTCCCGCAAGTCGGCGGCATCGCCAGTCGTTGCGAGTTTTCGAGCAAGCACGATTCGAGATTCATTGCCAGCATCGAACATACCACCGAATACGCGGACGAAACTTCGTAAACGATCCAGACTATCCGTTGCCTGAATAGCAGCCCATTCTTTGTTGACGCGTGCTTCAAGTGGGATCAAGTCTTCTGGTTTCGATTTCTTAATCATTGCCAGAATCCGACTGCGTGCCCACACATCGGGCCGCACATTTGCGGAAGGCTCATCAATGATGCTGATATTATCCTGATCGCCCACCAGCGTACCGAAGGCCATGTAATTTTCGAACGCTTCCAGCAGTTTGCCCTGGCTTTCTTTCCCTTTCGCCATCAGGCAGTACATGTTGGCTTTGCGTTGCAACTCTTCGTGTTCGAGTTGTTTGCGTTCCTGTTCTGTGGCAGTGGCGGGTATTTCCACCGTGCACAGTTGAGCGTATTCATCCAGGATTTTTTCACCGGAAGTGTAATCGGTTAACAGAAGTTCGGTCATGCAGTCGAACAGTTTTTCCCGTCCCTTGCTGCGGGTGGGGGCATCGGGGTTATTGCTCAGGCAGCTTCGCAGGGTTTCGATTGCCACCGTCAGCCGACCGGAATCCATCTGCAACATCCCAAGATCTAACAAGCCGATGGGATCTTTGGGATTCTTCGCAAGGCGTATTTCCGTTTCCTGAATCCGTTTTTCCAACTGTGGAAATGCTTTAATATTCGTGTGTGTGACTGAGTAAACATCGCCATCATAAAACAGCAGATTGCCCACCGCTTCTTTTTTGCGGGATCGGATCATGCCGTTAGTATTCATCGATTTTAAATCAATTGCCACGATCCCTGGTTCTGCCAGTGGATCATTTGGCTTCAGTGGGAGATAATAGATATCGCGTGAAGCTGTTCCCAAACCGGTAGGCATGCCACCAGTGGCAATTTCCTTAATTAAATTGCCCGTCGCAAGGGAATAAAAGCGAACATAACCTTTACCAGCAATTAAAACTCGTTCGTTGTAAACGCCAGCCAGATACACCCCTTCCTGTCGGCTGATGGCATTCGACCAGATTGGTCTACCCGTTTGCAAGTCGACACAATCCACGGTTTCGGAATCATAAGCAGTGAAGACGACTTTGCCGTCAGCAATAATCGGGGCACAAGCATGCCAGCGATCTCGCATATCGTAATTCACAACCTGGGAGCCAGTTTTGTTAAATGGCACTGCACCAAAGTTTTCTTCACCGCCGGCACCAGAGTCGCCCGATTGTTTGGTGCTGCGGTAGTTAATGGCCCACACATAGCTGTGGTCAAGCAGGTCAATCCCCAGTAATGCACCTGAATTGGTGGGGCAAACAATAATTCCATCGGAATAGGCTAATTGAATGCCGTGCATTCGACGGATGCTGTCGTCTGGTAATTTGGCATTCGGCTGTCCCAGCGATTGCTGCCAGAGCAGGGTGGGAATGTTTTTCGTTGTGTGGGGTTTGAACTTTGCAGTGGAACTGCTTCCAGGCGAGCTTTTCTGTTTGTTCGGCTGCATTTTCAGTGGATCAATACAGACCAGCCGCATATCACCGTCTTTTTCGATGATGAAGTACAAATTACCACCGATAGATAGAGGCGAACTAAGAATAATTGCACCTTCCATCAGGTATTCGATCTGATTCAGTTTCGGATTATTGCCACCGCCATTCGCGGGAGCTTCTGGAGCAACAGGTACTAGAGGATCCTGGATTCCAGGCTGAAGTCTTCCTGTTGTGGGGGTAACAGGTCTCGTTGTTCCCGAAGCGGCATCATCATCACTCGTGTAGCCGATGCTCCAGGCAATTTTACCAGTCTCAATTTCAACTGCAATCAATCGACTGTGGGTAACTAAATCGTTAAACACACCAAAGTTGTATGAAGGGCCCTGGTTGCGAATCCCAATACCAATATTCCTGTTAATGTTGTTAAACATGTTCGGGTGTGGGGGCAGGGCAATGTCATCCACATAGTAACAATACCGCCCATCATGGCTGATCATGCCTGTGGTGGTGTTCTGCAACAGCATCCCAGCACTATTGAACGTTTTGTGCGGCCCGAAGAGCAGGGAATCAAAGCTTTTTCGCCTGGTTTCGTTACTGACCATCTGCCACAGACCATAACTATCACGGGAAACCCATTCCATTTCACCCGCTTTCAGGTTGCGTGCTGGGTCATCTCGCGCGGTCACCGCATAAACACCTTCGTAAGTACGAAACAGAATTTTCCCTGCGGTTGCCACTGGATAAAAGGTGGGAAGAAATGGCTGATTTTTCAGTGACAGCGATTTCATCGATTCTTCGATACTTTTCTTTAGATACTCTTTCGCTTCAGGAGTGTTTTTGTCTTCAGGTTCCCCGGCTGCTCGTTTCTCCGGTTCCACGTTCGGTGGGAAGAAACTCAGCTCAAATAATGGTTCCAGGAATGGGCGATTACCAATCCCACGACCGTTATTATCGTT is a genomic window containing:
- a CDS encoding PQQ-binding-like beta-propeller repeat protein; the encoded protein is MKASYVRQLSLFCTLVVGLILFTYSLQAQQQIIQQPGGGVVIIGPGGVVKPGQPKNQDRDTQELFYLPVDEKAGPKIEAVLKYLTGSEPITPRLWEDLIAVLQGMLDTPDDKLVEVKDKDGRLSKISTRIEANRIIGMFPDEGMDFYQRVVGPDAAGKLELALTDGNFAALGEISSRYLHTKAGGTATALAAIQAMDRGEYQLATKLFERLQSRSPKNELASDILFWTALALKRHSLDPKNAKMADEYWTRFAKTVNNGQVTLGTKTFTYDQLRKEYDKVSVSTTRETNDWVSIRGANDNNGRGIGNRPFLEPLFELSFFPPNVEPEKRAAGEPEDKNTPEAKEYLKKSIEESMKSLSLKNQPFLPTFYPVATAGKILFRTYEGVYAVTARDDPARNLKAGEMEWVSRDSYGLWQMVSNETRRKSFDSLLFGPHKTFNSAGMLLQNTTTGMISHDGRYCYYVDDIALPPHPNMFNNINRNIGIGIRNQGPSYNFGVFNDLVTHSRLIAVEIETGKIAWSIGYTSDDDAASGTTRPVTPTTGRLQPGIQDPLVPVAPEAPANGGGNNPKLNQIEYLMEGAIILSSPLSIGGNLYFIIEKDGDMRLVCIDPLKMQPNKQKSSPGSSSTAKFKPHTTKNIPTLLWQQSLGQPNAKLPDDSIRRMHGIQLAYSDGIIVCPTNSGALLGIDLLDHSYVWAINYRSTKQSGDSGAGGEENFGAVPFNKTGSQVVNYDMRDRWHACAPIIADGKVVFTAYDSETVDCVDLQTGRPIWSNAISRQEGVYLAGVYNERVLIAGKGYVRFYSLATGNLIKEIATGGMPTGLGTASRDIYYLPLKPNDPLAEPGIVAIDLKSMNTNGMIRSRKKEAVGNLLFYDGDVYSVTHTNIKAFPQLEKRIQETEIRLAKNPKDPIGLLDLGMLQMDSGRLTVAIETLRSCLSNNPDAPTRSKGREKLFDCMTELLLTDYTSGEKILDEYAQLCTVEIPATATEQERKQLEHEELQRKANMYCLMAKGKESQGKLLEAFENYMAFGTLVGDQDNISIIDEPSANVRPDVWARSRILAMIKKSKPEDLIPLEARVNKEWAAIQATDSLDRLRSFVRVFGGMFDAGNESRIVLARKLATTGDAADLREAEYSLLGIRAESDKLAAAKATEALAGLYIRKGLLDDAVGMYSELGVKFKDITVRDAKTGDDYYNELVTDKRFLSYLEPATREWAYPRLKAEESRGGPTGAYRGNTINIQTFGEQLPYLQRNRLTLDTTGRASGGRGGWSLRLVDRVTGEEAKNNTPGVGYDNLQYQYQQYQIPYQPVQVKGHIAIVTINGNSPNGTPNMVATAFDLADNTRLWEEELRGGSNQAIVAQIQRYAPDIDGIRLYMNDGSSFKAGQRWLVEHTFTVLLSKDGLIAKDNARGTTLWTKPNVSNRTEITGNSEYVFTYEMSTDGTVSSVRCYRAGDGAEVSIPDSGQVFTNIKKATLLGREVLVMDEARKMLRRYDLLTGKDIWTVPVPEKGMMLNAYSQRFTGYVTPEGDVRVMSIDDGKVIFEAKMDENMLATHFEKVKKVELFDDAQRFYVMLNGESVNNARRFGNQAFSFSINSTPVNGHMYCFERATGKRLWYTDQQLQNQLMITDHFEDMPVIIAANFDQKLNQAGGFIAMERKFVAIDKQTGRSLIKNTKQNSGNQYYVLQLDPKLGVIEVVSNDGTKVRFSPDTKDGPRSDAKPVEKPDTTATTVPPPGNIIRPPVRIGGGIRIQPGIRVPLPAPVPLPAPVPAPKK